A single window of Gossypium arboreum isolate Shixiya-1 chromosome 13, ASM2569848v2, whole genome shotgun sequence DNA harbors:
- the LOC108452888 gene encoding glucosidase 2 subunit beta-like isoform X1, which yields MRVYSIFILFFIGSFLPSSSSSKHHFLGISPQDENYYKSSSDTISCKDGSKKFSKSQFNDDFCDCLDGTDEPGTSACPTAKFYCKNAGHIPQFLFSSRVNDGICDCCDGSDEYDGQVKCPNMCWEAGKVARDRLIKKIATYKEGAALRKLEVEKAKVAIAKKEAELTLLKIEEKVLKVRVRELKEHKELIEKEEEKVRLQKEMEEKGKREAEEDLKEKGKADKEGEVEHEKVEEEASTENQPTESTHDDIIGNVEDSSSKEHASENTHESASPTTDDVSSVATEIADDAGSKISPDVDKKENEVSSDISEGMSREELGRIVASRWTGESTKNQVGNKDHADDSHEETPKNTHDEQYDHHATDTVVDTGKDDNEKYDYEIDDEQDESYEEESHDDMSSYNYDDEPDLSDTTSSYNSSWLEKIQQKARNLLKAFNLFQTPVNLTEAATVRKEYVDSGTKLSKIQSRISKLKEKLKHDFGPEKEFYAFYGHCFETNQNKYVYKVCPYKQASQEEGYTSTSLGNWDQFEESYRMMVFSNGENCWNGPDRSMKVKLRCGLKNEITDVDEPSRCEYVAILSTPAVCLEDKLKELQHKLDLMNKEQPRERDEL from the exons ATGAGAGTATATTCCATCTTCATTCTCTTCTTCATTGGTTCATTTCTCCCATCATCATCTTCTTCCAAACACCATTTTCTCGGAATTTCTCCTCAAG ATGAGAATTACTATAAGTCATCATCCGATACTATTAGCTGCAAAGATGGATCCAAGAAATTCTCCAAATCCCAGTTCAATGATGATTTCTGTGATTGCCTTGATGGCACCGACGAGCCTG GTACATCCGCTTGTCCCACTGCAAAGTTCTACTGTAAAAACGCTGGACACATTCCCCAATTCTTGTTTTCTTCAAGAGTGAATGATGGTATTTGTG ATTGTTGTGATGGGAGCGATGAGTATGATGGTCAAGTGAAGTGTCCCAATATGTGTTGGGAGGCTGGTAAAGTGGCTAGAGATAGGTTGATCAAGAAAATAGCTACGTATAAGGAAGGGGCTGCATTACGAAAGCTGGAAGTTGAAAAGGCTAAAGTAGCCATAGCTAAAAAAGAAGCTGAACTAACATTACTTAAAATCGAGGAGAAGGTATTGAAAGTTCGTGTTCGAGAGCTAAAAG AACATAAGGAACTGATagagaaagaagaggagaaagtaAGGTTGCAGAAAGAGatggaagaaaaaggaaaaagagaagCAGAGGAAGATttaaaggaaaaagggaaagccgACAAGGAAGGGGAGGTGGAACATGAAAAGGTTGAGGAAGAAGCTAGCACTGAAAACCAACCCACAGAAAGCACACATGATGATATAATTGGTAACGTGGAGGATTCTTCTTCAAAGGAG CATGCCTCGGAAAATACGCACGAGTCTGCTTCACCAACAACCGACGATGTTTCTTCTGTTGCAACTGAAATTGCTGATGATGCTGGAAGCAAAATATCACCTGATGTAGACAAGAAA GAGAATGAAGTGTCATCTGATATTTCTGAGGGAATGTCGAGGGAAGAGTTAGGTCGCATTGTTGCTTCCCGTTGGACTGGGGAAAGTACTAAGAATCAAGTTGGTAATAAAGATCATGCTGATGACAGCCATGAAGAGACACCTAAGAACACACATGATGAGCAATATGATCACCATGCTACTGATACTGTTGTAGACACTGGGAAAGATGATAATGAAAAATATGATTATGAAATAGATGATGAACAGGATGAAAGTTATGAAGAGGAGAGTCATGATGATATGTCTTCATACAACTATGATGATGAACCTGACTTGTCAG ATACAACATCCTCATATAACTCCTCTTGGTTGGAGAAGATACAACAAAAAGCTAGGAACCTTCTAAAGgcttttaatttatttcaaactCCTGTAAACCTAACAG AGGCTGCTACTGTACGCAAGGAATATGTTGATTCTGGTACCAAGTTATCTAAAATACAATCAAGGATatcaaaattgaaagaaaagcTAAAACACGATTTTG GACCAGAGAAGGAGTTCTATGCGTTCTATGGTCATTGTTTTGAGACCAACCAGAATAA GTACGTTTACAAAGTGTGTCCGTACAAACAAGCTTCTCAAGAGGAGGGCTACACATCAACCAGTTTGGG GAATTGGGACCAATTCGAGGAATCCTACAGGATGATGGTATTTTCTAATGGAGAAAATTGCTGGAATGGCCCTGATAGAAGTATGAAG GTGAAGTTGAGATGTGGTTTGAAGAATGAGATCACTGATGTTGACGAACCCAGCCGATGCGA ATACGTAGCGATACTGTCCACCCCAGCTGTTTGTCTGGAAGATAAGCTAAAG GAGTTGCAACATAAACTAGATTTGATGAACAAAGAACAACCTCGGGAACGTGATGAACTTTGA
- the LOC108452887 gene encoding diacylglycerol kinase 7-like, which translates to MNSPTTARDSLSPTRIVARSSMTDWIRACGLSGLAGMKIDKEELRRRLSMPQYLRLAMLDSIKKKDVDGGDEHFRSRSSDYDGTVPQSPIVVFINSRSGGRHGPVLKERLQQLISEEQVFDLLDVKPHEFVRYGLACLEKWGNNGDICAKETRRNIRVVVAGGDGTVGWVLGCLGELHQKGRDPVPPVAVIPLGTGNDLSRSYGWGGSFPFAWKSAIKRTLHQATTGPICRLDSWHVVLQMPGGEVIDPPHSLKATEDCHFDQTLEIDGGIPDKVNCYEGVFYNYFSIGMDAQVAYGFHHLRNEKPYLAQGPITNKIIYSSYSCTQGWFLTPCVSDPSLRGLKNILRIYIKKARCSEWEQIPVPRSVRAIVALNLHNYGSGRNPWGKLKPEYLEKRGFVEAHADDGLLEIFGLKQGWHASFVMVELISAKHIAQASSIRLEIRGGEWKDAFMQMDGEPWKQPMSSDYSTFLEIKRVPYQSLMINRE; encoded by the exons ATGAATTCGCCGACGACGGCAAGGGATTCATTGTCGCCGACACGGATCGTGGCTCGTTCTTCGATGACGGACTGGATAAGAGCTTGTGGCTTGTCGGGATTAGCCGGTATGAAGATCGATAAAGAAGAACTCAGACGAAGGCTTTCGATGCCTCAGTATCTACGCCTTGCTATGTTAGATTCCATCAAGAAAAAAGATGTCGACGGCGGCGATGAACATTTTCGTTCGCGTTCTTCCGACTACGATGGTACTGTTCCTCAATCTCCTATCGTTGTTTTTATTAACTCTCGCAGCGGCGGTCGCCATGGTCCGGTCCTTAAAGAGCGTCTCCAGCAGTTAATCAGCGAAGAGCAG GTGTTCGACCTCCTCGATGTGAAACCTCATGAATTTGTAAGGTATGGATTGGCTTGCCTTGAGAAGTGGGGTAACAATGGAGATATCTGTGCGAAAGAGACACGACGGAACATTAGAGTTGTA GTTGCTGGAGGTGATGGTACAGTTGGTTGGGTTCTTGGATGTCTCGGAGAACTTCATCAAAAAGGTCGAGATCCGGTTCCTCCAGTAGCTGTGATTCCACTTGGTACTGGCAATGACTTGTCTAGAAGTTATGGTTGG GGAGGTTCATTTCCTTTTGCTTGGAAATCGGCAATTAAAAGAACTTTGCACCAAGCTACTACTGGTCCAATTTGTCGTTTAGATAG TTGGCATGTTGTACTGCAAATGCCTGGTGGAGAAGTTATTGATCCTCCCCATTCTTTGAAAGCTACTGAAGATTGTCATTTTGATCAG ACTTTGGAGATTGATGGGGGCATTCCTGACAAAGTGAACTGCTATGAAGGAGTATTCTATAATTACTTTAGCATAG GAATGGATGCGCAAGTTGCTTATGGATTCCATCATTTACGTAATGAGAAACCTTACCTTGCGCAAGGTCCTATTACAAATAAG ATTATCTACTCCAGTTACAGTTGCACTCAGGGCTGGTTTCTCACACCTTGTGTGAGTGATCCAAGTTTAAG GGGACTCAAGAATATTTTAAGGATATATATTAAAAAGGCCAGGTGCTCGGAATGGGAGCAAATTCCCGTCCCTAGAAG TGTGAGGGCAATTGTTGCTTTAAATCTTCATAATTACGGAAGTGGGCGAAATCCATGGGGTAAGCTAAAACCAGAGTATTTGGAAAAG agAGGCTTTGTCGAGGCCCATGCCGATGATGGTCTCCTAGAAATTTTTGGTTTAAAGCAAGGATGGCATGCATCATTCGTAATGGTTGAACTCATATCTGCAAAACACATTGCACAG GCTTCATCGATTAGACTGGAGATACGGGGCGGAGAGTGGAAAGATGCATTTATGCAGATGGATGGGGAACCATGGAAACAGCCCATGAGCTCGGATTATTCGACATTTCTCGAAATTAAAAGGGTGCCTTATCAGTCTCTAATGATCAATAGAGAATGA
- the LOC108452888 gene encoding glucosidase 2 subunit beta-like isoform X2, giving the protein MRVYSIFILFFIGSFLPSSSSSKHHFLGISPQDENYYKSSSDTISCKDGSKKFSKSQFNDDFCDCLDGTDEPGTSACPTAKFYCKNAGHIPQFLFSSRVNDGICDCCDGSDEYDGQVKCPNMCWEAGKVARDRLIKKIATYKEGAALRKLEVEKAKVAIAKKEAELTLLKIEEKVLKVRVRELKEHKELIEKEEEKVRLQKEMEEKGKREAEEDLKEKGKADKEGEVEHEKVEEEASTENQPTESTHDDIIGNVEDSSSKEHASENTHESASPTTDDVSSVATEIADDAGSKISPDVDKKENEVSSDISEGMSREELGRIVASRWTGESTKNQVGNKDHADDSHEETPKNTHDEQYDHHATDTVVDTGKDDNEKYDYEIDDEQDESYEEESHDDMSSYNYDDEPDLSDTTSSYNSSWLEKIQQKARNLLKAFNLFQTPVNLTEAATVRKEYVDSGTKLSKIQSRISKLKEKLKHDFGPEKEFYAFYGHCFETNQNKYVYKVCPYKQASQEEGYTSTSLGIHVQHAWHTWEWKPNPFGYMENENK; this is encoded by the exons ATGAGAGTATATTCCATCTTCATTCTCTTCTTCATTGGTTCATTTCTCCCATCATCATCTTCTTCCAAACACCATTTTCTCGGAATTTCTCCTCAAG ATGAGAATTACTATAAGTCATCATCCGATACTATTAGCTGCAAAGATGGATCCAAGAAATTCTCCAAATCCCAGTTCAATGATGATTTCTGTGATTGCCTTGATGGCACCGACGAGCCTG GTACATCCGCTTGTCCCACTGCAAAGTTCTACTGTAAAAACGCTGGACACATTCCCCAATTCTTGTTTTCTTCAAGAGTGAATGATGGTATTTGTG ATTGTTGTGATGGGAGCGATGAGTATGATGGTCAAGTGAAGTGTCCCAATATGTGTTGGGAGGCTGGTAAAGTGGCTAGAGATAGGTTGATCAAGAAAATAGCTACGTATAAGGAAGGGGCTGCATTACGAAAGCTGGAAGTTGAAAAGGCTAAAGTAGCCATAGCTAAAAAAGAAGCTGAACTAACATTACTTAAAATCGAGGAGAAGGTATTGAAAGTTCGTGTTCGAGAGCTAAAAG AACATAAGGAACTGATagagaaagaagaggagaaagtaAGGTTGCAGAAAGAGatggaagaaaaaggaaaaagagaagCAGAGGAAGATttaaaggaaaaagggaaagccgACAAGGAAGGGGAGGTGGAACATGAAAAGGTTGAGGAAGAAGCTAGCACTGAAAACCAACCCACAGAAAGCACACATGATGATATAATTGGTAACGTGGAGGATTCTTCTTCAAAGGAG CATGCCTCGGAAAATACGCACGAGTCTGCTTCACCAACAACCGACGATGTTTCTTCTGTTGCAACTGAAATTGCTGATGATGCTGGAAGCAAAATATCACCTGATGTAGACAAGAAA GAGAATGAAGTGTCATCTGATATTTCTGAGGGAATGTCGAGGGAAGAGTTAGGTCGCATTGTTGCTTCCCGTTGGACTGGGGAAAGTACTAAGAATCAAGTTGGTAATAAAGATCATGCTGATGACAGCCATGAAGAGACACCTAAGAACACACATGATGAGCAATATGATCACCATGCTACTGATACTGTTGTAGACACTGGGAAAGATGATAATGAAAAATATGATTATGAAATAGATGATGAACAGGATGAAAGTTATGAAGAGGAGAGTCATGATGATATGTCTTCATACAACTATGATGATGAACCTGACTTGTCAG ATACAACATCCTCATATAACTCCTCTTGGTTGGAGAAGATACAACAAAAAGCTAGGAACCTTCTAAAGgcttttaatttatttcaaactCCTGTAAACCTAACAG AGGCTGCTACTGTACGCAAGGAATATGTTGATTCTGGTACCAAGTTATCTAAAATACAATCAAGGATatcaaaattgaaagaaaagcTAAAACACGATTTTG GACCAGAGAAGGAGTTCTATGCGTTCTATGGTCATTGTTTTGAGACCAACCAGAATAA GTACGTTTACAAAGTGTGTCCGTACAAACAAGCTTCTCAAGAGGAGGGCTACACATCAACCAGTTTGGG TATCCATGTCCAACATGCATGGCACACATGGGAATGGAAGCCCAACCCTTTCGGATATATGGAAAATGAAAACAAATGA
- the LOC108451816 gene encoding protein GLUTAMINE DUMPER 2-like: MEAREPHNTTARTHSGVNSELHTSPWHSPVPYLFGGLAAMLGLIAFALLVLACSYWKLLGYNENDGEGGTERDLEAGEGKGEAGRPAMEPKVLVIMAGEKKPTFLATPIGSNGSYYFGDNREKRCCCSDQKGEEGKQDEKEVCRGGDGGGDGGAETTVTQQSSSDDH, from the coding sequence atgGAAGCAAGAGAGCCACATAATACGACGGCAAGGACACATTCAGGAGTAAACAGTGAACTCCACACGTCGCCCTGGCATTCGCCGGTGCCGTACTTGTTCGGCGGGTTAGCTGCCATGTTGGGTCTTATAGCGTTTGCGCTTCTCGTCCTTGCATGTTCTTATTGGAAACTATTGGGTTACAACGAGAACGACGGTGAAGGGGGAACGGAGAGAGACTTAGAAGCCGGAGAAGGTAAAGGTGAAGCTGGTCGGCCGGCTATGGAACCAAAGGTTCTTGTTATAATGGCGGGAGAAAAAAAGCCGACGTTCTTGGCCACCCCAATTGGTTCTAACGGGTCGTATTATTTCGGTGACAATAGAGAAAAGCGATGTTGCTGTAGTGATCAAAAGGGAGAGGAAGGCAAGCAAGATGAGAAAGAGGTCTGCCGTGGTGGTGATGGTGGTGGTGACGGTGGAGCTGAAACTACGGTGACCCAACAATCTTCAAGTGATGATCATTGA
- the LOC108450540 gene encoding zinc finger protein CONSTANS-LIKE 5, with protein MAAKHCDACKPTATDPDFMCLSYDSSTAIHGCIGRVLMCDVCEQVPAAFTCKADAAALCVACDADIHSANHLARRHYRVPIDPFLGPQKEDVVVMGSWSLLPGFNHKLVETEDLGISEMDPFIDLEYQDGYHVLQHHNLGMESLVPVQIEPATTVPVVNPIHFCQSQSLSHSVSSSSVELGDGNSLSDISYPLRGTTTDPSILICNNQVDQVGSMDRVARVLRYREKRKKRKFEKTVRYASRKAYAESRPRIKGRFVKRTQIYNRVDHLCNSATSPSSTTTTSHTHYYGIVPSFL; from the exons ATGGCTGCAAAGCATTGCGACGCCTGTAAACCAACAGCTACCGATCCAGATTTTATGTGCCTGAGTTATGATTCTTCCACCGCCATCCATGGCTGCATTGGGAGGGTGTTGATGTGCGACGTTTGCGAGCAAGTTCCGGCTGCGTTCACTTGCAAAGCCGATGCCGCCGCGCTTTGTGTCGCTTGTGATGCCGATATTCACTCCGCTAATCATTTGGCTCGTCGTCACTACCGTGTCCCGATCGACCCTTTTCTTGGTCCACAAAAAGAGGATGTAGTAGTGATGGGTTCTTGGTCTTTGTTACCTGGTTTCAATCATAAACTGGTTGAAACAGAGGATTTGGGGATTTCAGAAATGGATCCATTTATTGATTTGGAGTACCAGGATGGATATCATGTTTTACAGCATCATAATTTAGGTATGGAAAGCTTAGTTCCAGTTCAGATCGAACCGGCAACAACAGTTCCAGTGGTCAACCCTATTCACTTCTGCCAATCTCAGTCTCTCAGCCATAGT gtATCGTCATCCTCGGTTGAGTTAGGTGATGGGAATTCTTTATCAGATATCTCATACCCATTAAGAGGTACCACAACTGATCCAAGCATACTCATATGCAACAACCAAGTAGACCAAGTTGGTTCAATGGATCGAGTGGCTCGGGTTTTGAGGTacagagaaaagagaaagaagagaaaatttGAGAAAACAGTTCGTTACGCTTCACGAAAAGCCTACGCTGAATCAAGACCGAGAATCAAAGGTCGTTTCGTTAAAAGAACTCAAATCTACAACCGAGTTGACCATCTCTGTAACTCGGCAACATCACCATCATCAACAACAACGACATCCCACACGCATTACTACGGTATCGTCCCATCTTTTTTATGA